From a single Lolium rigidum isolate FL_2022 chromosome 7, APGP_CSIRO_Lrig_0.1, whole genome shotgun sequence genomic region:
- the LOC124669427 gene encoding glutaredoxin-C5-like: MQYGAAAEQAWYMPAMPVAVAAEMAAERVERLASESAVVVFSVSSCCMCHAVKRLFCGMGVHPTVHELDLDPRGLELERALAALLGSGGGAVPVVPVVFIGGKLVGAMDRVMAAHINGTLVPLLKEAGALWL, encoded by the coding sequence ATGCAGTACGGTGCGGCAGCGGAGCAGGCGTGGTATATGCCGGCGATGCCAGTCGCGGTGGCCGCGGAGATGGCGGCGGAGCGGGTAGAGCGGCTGGCTTCGGAGAGTGCCGTAGTGGTGTTCAGCGTGAGCAGCTGCTGCATGTGCCACGCCGTGAAGCGCCTCTTCTGCGGCATGGGCGTgcaccccaccgtgcacgagctgGACCTCGACCCGCGGGGCCTCGAGCTGGAGCGcgccctcgccgccctcctcgGCTCCGGCGGGGGAGCGGTGCCGGTCGTGCCCGTTGTCTTCATCGGCGGCAAGCTCGTCGGCGCCATGGACCGCGTCATGGCCGCGCACATCAACGGCACCCTCGTGCCCCTGCTCAAGGAGGCCGGCGCGCTCTGGCTGTGA